Proteins from one Podospora pseudoanserina strain CBS 124.78 chromosome 1, whole genome shotgun sequence genomic window:
- the CDC6 gene encoding AAA ATPase (EggNog:ENOG503NWCF; COG:L) yields the protein MVSPTLGKRTRSSKENSESAITFDLPAKRTRRTLRSATIADEPEAEKENDIVIAEDEDASDETGETQEKKTTWQEKTFKDVQKTPSKSLARRASVASTVKSSAIPPVTPSTPRHYDVFSKGVTSTPRHRVMSVGKFSKRMTPSTPLTPSSVQTVYHQARQLFSRSADPGQLIGRDDERAKMKGFLSRCTTSKPSGCLYVSGPPGTGKSAMVNRITDETISESANSSIKKAYINCMSAKSSKDLYYTLFDQLVTSEDQETDLSETDVVEALQKLFVPKKKSASNKVYLIVLDEIDHILTLDPESLYRVFEWSLQPTGSRLLMVGIANALDLTDRFLPRLKSRNLKPEILPFLPYTAPQVKNIITTRLKSLLPANHPDQNFIPFFHPAAIELCSRKVSTQTGDLRRAFEVCRRAIDLVESETRLKHENEIKENMLQMSPSRKVLGEKHNSSLPKPGQQSSVSGQLIKALQVLTVETAPRVSIGHLNKVTAAAFSYGTMQRLKVLNLQQKAALCSLLAIEKRNRERVSSQVGGGTPSKNLPAAPTVKALFESYTRLCKTDSVLHPLSSSEFREVVASLEMVSLIAEVDGKMGSFGGSGTPGGLARTPSRRGKKKDVFGMGDMKVGLVADERRVASCVGLREMEGVVEGEGRGQGILRRVLSGEGLE from the exons ATGGTATCTCCCACTCTTGGAAAGAGAACCCGGAGTTCAAAGGAGAACTCAG AGTCGGCAATCACCTTTGACCTTCCTGCCAAGCGCACTCGACGAACCCTTCGAAGCGCCACCATTGCGGATGAGCCAGAAGCCGAAAAGGAGAACGACATTGTAATAGCGGAAGACGAAGATGCGAGCGACGAGACTGGCGAgacacaagaaaagaagacaACCTGGCAAGAAAAGACCTTCAAAGATGTGCAAAAGACGCCCTCAAAATCACTCGCCAGACGAGCCTCGGTGGCCAGCACAGTCAAGAGCTCCGCCATCCCTCCCGTCACGCCTTCAACACCGCGTCACTACGATGTCTTCTCCAAGGGCGTCACATCCACTCCCCGGCACCGGGTCATGTCAGTTGGAAAGTTCTCCAAGCGCATGACACCCTCGACACCCCTCACCCCGTCCTCCGTTCAAACAGTCTACCACCAAGCCCGTCAGCTCTTCTCCCGCAGCGCGGACCCAGGGCAGCTCATCGGACGCGACGACGAAAGGGCGAAGATGAAGGGATTCCTCAGCCGgtgcaccacctccaaaccaAGCGGCTGCCTCTACGTCAGCGGGCCCCCCGGCACAGGCAAATCCGCCATGGTCAACCGCATCACCGACGAGACCATCTCCGAGTCTGCTAACTCTTCCATCAAAAAAGCCTACATCAACTGCATGTcagccaagtcctccaaGGACCTGTACTATACCCTCTTCGACCAGCTCGTTACCTCCGAAGACCAGGAGACCGACCTCTCCGAAACCGACGTGGTCGAAGCCCTGCAGAAACTCTTCGTCCCCAAAAAGAAGTCGGCCTCGAACAAGGTGTATCTGATTGTCCTTGACGAAATCGaccacatcctcaccctcgacccGGAGTCTTTGTATCGTGTATTCGAATGGTCTCTCCAGCCCACCGGCAGCCGACTCCTCATGGTCGGAATTGCCAACGCCCTCGACCTAACAGATCgcttcctcccccgcctcaaATCCCGGAACCTCAAGCCAGAAATCCTCCCGTTCTTGCCATACACCGCCCCCCAAGTCaaaaacatcatcaccacccggTTAAAATCCCTCTTGCCAGCAAACCACCCAGACCAGAATTTtatccccttcttccacccGGCCGCCATTGAGCTCTGCTCCCGAAAAGTCTCGACCCAAACCGGTGATCTCCGCCGTGCTTTTGAGGTCTGCCGGCGAGCTATCGATCTTGTCGAATCTGAAACAAGGTTAAAGCACGAGAATGAAATCAAGGAAAACATGCTGCAAATGTCGCCGTCAAGAAAGGTCCTGGGGGAGAAGCACAATTCTTCTCTTCCCAAGCCGGGGCAGCAGAGCAGCGTGTCTGGGCAGCTTATCAAGGCGTTGCAGGTGCTGACGGTGGAGACAGCGCCGAGGGTGTCAATTGGGCACTTGAACAAGGTTACTGCTGCGGCTTTCAGCTACGGGACTATGCAACGGTTGAAGGTGTTGAATCTTCAGCAAAAGGCGGCGCTGTGCTCGCTGCTGGCGATTGAGAAGCGGAATCGGGAGAGGGTTTCTTCTcaagttggtggtggtacgcCGAGTAAGAATTTGCCTGCGGCGCCGACGGTGAAGGCACTGTTTGAAAGTTATACGAGGCTTTGCAAGACGGACTCGGTGTTGCATCCGTTGAGCTCTTCCGAGTttagggaggtggtggcgagcttggagatggtgagttTGATTGccgaggtggatgggaagatggGGTCTTTTGGTGGGAGCGGGACGCCGGGGGGTTTGGCGAGGACGCCgagcaggagggggaagaagaaggatgtttttgggatgggggataTGAAAGTTGGATTGGTGGCTGATGAGAGGAGAGTGGCGAGCTGTGTTGGGCttagggagatggagggggttgtggagggggaggggagggggcaggggattttgaggagggtgttgtcaggggaggggttggagtaG
- a CDS encoding hypothetical protein (COG:S; EggNog:ENOG503NZNV): MTTTLNPNDPLYHLPTAQIVHLRTLFYTQLSLGKIKPLVLPSAFFGTLFLPLLYLSIPHKSRPWLYSLRWVVAFLIVYIDYTLLLTTSGSNVAIGYAVGLIACHGTVWGLTLVLFTRPQWDAARVVRDGETGGYTWEFYPEEGSWWKRVGWAGDLLLNFRGAGWNYAVSTIPSPPFPTAGGGQGQTVEMGRMEKVTRQGYWVCETGREFVRDRLWQVGWSWVVIDVWTTFGRADPYIVLGPEYVHSSHWKINSLPPALEGVPMGVVSLGRSILGITGVAAGLFYFHSIYQLVNYCVLGKGGLDLLGVQGELWQYPSLFGGFHMVKEKGLAGFWGAWWHQSFRRGFAAAGEWVFDVVATGETVPALRVRDTNGEVNGKGYDNDKERRAKKPTRAKTVVTVLIAFFLSGLMHACGGLTSMSPTTKFGTPIMFFATQGVGVLVQGFVCQYFRGFIERNFSTRWRRVGNLVVVAVWLQWTGWGLVDDMSRAGIWLFEPVPFSPVRWLVKILGYGDMLGGNNGNVWRLDEEYGLRWWWGPEGRWWESGIRL, encoded by the coding sequence atgaccaccaccctcaaccccaacgacCCCCtctaccacctccccaccgctCAAATTGTTCACCTCCGCACCCTTTTTTACACCCAGCTCTCCCTCGGAAAGATCAaacccctcgtcctcccctccgccttcttcggcaccctcttcctccccttgctcTACCTCTCCATCCCACATAAATCCCGCCCCTGGCTATATTCCCTTAGGTGGGTGGTCGCCTTTTTGATCGTGTACATCGATTACACACTCCTACTCACCACCTCTGGCTCCAACGTCGCGATTGGTTATGCTGTTGGGTTGATTGCCTGCCATGGGACGGTGTGGGGGTTGACGCTGGTGTTGTTTACACGGCCGCAGTGGGATGCTGCGCGTGTTGTGAGAGATGGGGAAACGGGGGGGTATACATGGGAGTTTTACCCTGAGGAGGGGAGttggtggaagagggtgggATGGGCGGGGGATTTGCTGTTGAATTTTAGGGGGGCGGGGTGGAATTATGCTGTTAGTACTATACCGTCCCCGCCGTTTCCGACAGCGGGAGGGGGCCAGGGGCAAACggttgagatggggaggatggaaaaGGTGACGAGGCAGGGGTATTGGGTTTGtgagacggggagggagtttgTGAGGGATCGGTTGTGGCAGGTTGGGTGGagttgggtggtgattgatgtGTGGACTACGTTTGGGAGGGCGGATCCGTATATTGTTTTGGGGCCCGAGTATGTGCACTCGTCGCATTGGAAAATCAACAGTTTGCCCCCggcgctggagggggtgccgatgggggtggtgagcttggggaggagcATCTTGGGGATTACGGGGGTGGCGGCGGGAttgttttattttcattCGATTTATCAGTTGGTTAATTACTGTGtgcttgggaagggggggttggatttgttGGGGGTGCAGGGGGAGTTGTGGCAGTATCCGAGTCTGTTTGGGGGGTTTCACATGGTGAAGGAGAAAGGGCTggctgggttttggggggcgtGGTGGCATCAGAGTTTTAGGAGGGGGttcgcggcggcgggggagtgGGTTTTTGATGTGGTGGCTACGGGGGAGACGGTGCCTGctttgagggtgagggataCCAACGGGGAGGTGAATGGAAAGGGGTATGACAATGATAAGGAGCGACGGGCTAAGAAGCCAACGAGGGCGAAGACGGTGGTTACGGTGTTGATTGCGTTTTTCTTGTCGGGGCTGATGCATGCCTGTGGCGGGTTGACGTCTATGAGTCCTACGACCAAGTTTGGGACGCCAATTATGTTTTTTGCCACTCAGGGCGTCGGGGTGCTGGTTCAGGGCTTTGTTTGTCAGTATTTTAGGGGGTTCATTGAGAGGAACTTTtcgacgaggtggaggagggtaggGAacttggttgttgttgctgtgtggCTTCAGTGGACTGGTTGGGGGCTTGTTGATGATATGAGCAGGGCGGGGATCTGGTTGTTTGAGCCTGTGCCGTTCTCGCCGGTGAGAtggttggtgaagatctTGGGTTATGGAGATATGCTGGGAGGGAATAATGGAAATGTGTGGAGGTTGGACGAGGAGTATGGcttgagatggtggtggggaccTGAAggcaggtggtgggagagcgGGATTAGGCTTTGA
- a CDS encoding hypothetical protein (EggNog:ENOG503NXCU; COG:H), which yields MDKSNNAMTSGYNAKVEAFRDEEYPMLKGSVYLDHAGTTPYPKSLMDSFVRDMTSNLYGNPHSGSSSSQLSTSRIEDIRLRVLQFFNADPADFDVVFVANATAGIKLVVDALRAAPDGFNYAYHQASHTSLVGVREEARNSLCLDDRQVEEWATGQTPFEGHEDRPTLFAYPAQSNMDGSRLPLRWSDTIRCNTDVSRNRTYTLLDAAAYVCSSPLDLSSVERAPDFIVLSFYKIFGFPDLGALLVRRQAEEVFNTMKYFGGGTVDMVVVCVKEQWHAPKSQFLHERLEHGTLPIHNIIALDAAMDVQKQLFGTMKEVSQHTAFLQQRLDRGLRSIRHGNGEPVCTIYSPEPNPQAGSGPVVSFNIRNNQNAWVSLAEVEKLATLKGFHIRTGGVCNPGGIASALGLEPWEMRQNFSSGFRCGTDNDIMAGKPTGVIRASLGSMSTISDVDAFVDFITEFYQDLTLPPPLTSHTTQKSSRADLCVHSISIYPIKSCGHFQVPPGVDWEVRPEGLAWDREWCLVHQGTGQALSQKRYPKMALVRPTLDFDRGELRVRYAGELPPHQPREISIPLSKNPSLFRQPTTLGSRSSRVCGEEILAQTYVSNEVNDFFSGALGVPCMLARFPPGGQGKSMRHSKAHLQKHQLPSATPSHQTPRLPGSFPGDRPPSPPDSDTERSGQERRILLSNESPILAITLPSLDALNEEIRRTGNHKGEISPDVFRANVVIAPASQGSQGSIEPYAEDSWLHLKIGDGGHRFEMLGSCRRCHMVCINQDTAEKSQEPFVTLSKTRRFDGKVFFGVHMAVTSQSQLPTLRVGDVVVPSWTLV from the exons ATGGACAAGTCCAACAATGCGATGACAAGCGGCTACAATGCCAAAGTGGAGGCCTTTCGAGATGAGGAGTACCCTATGCTCAAAG GGTCCGTTTATCTTGATCATGCTGGGACGACGCCATACCCCAAATCATTGATGGACTCGTTCGTCCGAGATATGACATCGAACCTTTATGGCAATCCCCACTCTGGATCCAGTTCATCCCAGCTTTCAACATCGAGGATTGAAGATATTCGGCTCCGAGTGCTCCAGTTCTTCAATGCTGACCCTGCCGACTTTGATGTGGTGTTCGTGGCCAATGCGACAGCTGGAATCAAGCTTGTTGTAGATGCCCTGAGAGCTGCTCCTGATGGGTTCAACTATGCGTATCATCAGGCGAGTCACACCAGTCTAGTCGGTGTTCGGGAAGAGGCTCGAAATAGCCTCTGTCTGGACGACAGACAGGTTGAAGAATGGGCAACGGGCCAAACCCCATTTGAAGGCCATGAGGACAGACCGACTCTATTTGCATACCCTGCGCAATCTAATATGGATGGCAGTCGGTTGCCCCTGCGGTGGTCAGACACGATCCGCTGCAACACAGATGTATCGAGGAATAGGACATACACTTTACTGGATGCGGCAGCATATGTGTGTTCCTCACCGCTCGACCTCAGTTCTGTCGAGCGAGCCCCTGACTTCATAGTCTTGAGCTTCTACAAGATATTCGGCTTCCCGGATCTAGGTGCTCTACTTGTAAGACGCCAAGCGGAAGAAGTCTTCAATACGATGAAGTATTTCGGAGGCGGCACTGTCGAtatggttgttgtttgcgTGAAGGAGCAGTGGCACGCCCCTAAGAGCCAGTTCTTACATGAGCGTCTGGAACATGGAACATTACCTATTCACAACATCATCGCGCTCGACGCTGCTATGGACGTTCAAAAACAATTGTTCGGTACGATGAAGGAGGTATCACAACATACGGCGTTTTTACAGCAAAGACTGGACCGCGGTCTTCGGTCAATACGACATGGGAACGGCGAGCCGGTCTGCACCATCTATTCACCAGAACCTAACCCACAAGCGGGTAGTGGTCCTGTGGTCTCCTTCAATATCCGAAACAACCAAAATGCATGGGTGAGCCTGGCCGAAGTCGAGAAGCTGGCTACCCTAAAGGGCTTCCATATCCGCACAGGTGGTGTGTGCAACCCTGGAGGTATCGCTTCAGCTCTTGGTCTCGAGCCTTGGGAGATGAGGCAAAACTTTAGCTCTGGCTTTCGGTGCGGAACCGACAATGACATTATGGCCGGAAAACCGACTGGCGTCATTCGAGCGAGCCTTGGATCCATGAGCACTATCTCAGATGTCGATGCATTCGTGGACTTTATTACAGAGTTCTACCAGGATTTGactctgccaccacctcttACATCACACACAACCCAGAAATCAAGTCGGGCCGATCTTTGCGTTCACAGTATAAGTATATACCCTATCAAAAGCTGCGGTCATTTCCAGGTTCCTCCAGGAGTTGATTGGGAGGTCCGACCAGAAGGCCTTGCTTGGGATCGAGAATGGTGTCTGGTTCACCAAGGCACTGGTCAAGCTCTGAGCCAAAAGAGATACCCAAAGATGGCACTTGTACGGCCAACACTGGATTTCGATCGAGGCGAGCTAAGGGTCAGATATGCCGGAGAACTTCCACCGCACCAGCCTAGAGAAATAAGCATACCACTCTCTAAGAACCCTTCCTTGTTTCGGCAACCAACGACACTAGGGTCGCGATCATCACGAGTTTGTGGCGAGGAAATCCTAGCGCAAACATACGTCTCGAACGAGGTCAATGATTTCTTCTCGGGTGCCCTCGGAGTGCCCTGCATGCTGGCCAGATTTCCCCCAGGAGGCCAAGGAAAAAGTATGCGGCATTCAAAAGCTCATCTTCAGAAGCATCAACTGCCATCGGCAACACCctctcatcaaacaccacgaCTTCCTGGCTCGTTTCCCGGAGACcgtccaccatcaccaccagactCGGACACGGAAAGAAGTGGCCAAGAACGACGCATATTATTGTCCAATGAAAGTCCCATACTGGCTATCACTCTTCCGAGTCTGGATGCCCTCAATGAGGAGATCAGGAGGACAGGTAACCACAAGGGGGAAATCTCTCCAGATGTTTTCCGAGCCAATGTTGTGATTGCCCCGGCCTCACAAGGCTCACAAGGTTCGATAGAGCCCTACGCCGAAGACTCGTGGTTACATCTGAAAATAGGAGATGGTGGTCACAGGTTTGAGATGTTGGGGTCTTGCAGGAGATGTCACATGGTATGCATCAACCAGGACACGGCGGAAAAGAGCCAGGAGCCGTTTGTGACATTGTcaaagacgaggaggttTGATGGCAAGGTCTTTTTTGGGGTGCACATGGCAGTGACGAGCCAATCGCAACTTCCCACtttgagggtgggggatgtggttgttcCTTCCTGGACACTTGTGTAA
- the EST2 gene encoding Telomerase reverse transcriptase (COG:B; COG:L; EggNog:ENOG503NVFF) gives MTTILASRPAKGKRSRDNSGELTRNGSADHPAKRQRTGHEPRDAVVKHALLSQYYSETRTLRQYALSKLPTSSRIRRKKIATVGLSGSSVQKSSTEEETILGELLDTTLVAWRHDATARKNSYRWEKWIAFSQKGKGDESYVTLSDGLRRSMYSQSDIIDFVIWLLFSQQEAGVRLKHLLCDGFRRSVNENAHPKEAAAPSKPIPGLFAVERNQQVETLREKPWPQLLMLLGKEGERIMIDLLVDCAIFRAVKAGKGNMQQLCGIPISELSPLEAKPIDKENPVRPSEISFVRSRMLYARAALNARGAVHFGLRHIHVLNRFPYKAPTPTEEDTNHGNVVHILVYMFPRQFGLHNPFTSVVDRQKTTQKFQDYTLREEEIAEKFSKLDTHGKPIRHVPKRLRGQVQHLVERLQILHGRCAYAEMMKHYCPVPGLTESRKKASTSMERSLVSSSRPAGKASRGKKKTRQNAAPDWNLKYSSLTELATPTSSVSAFCQAILAKVIPNEFWGHGDAQEHNKACLLKKVHEFIHLRRFESMCLHEVMQGMKLQDIDWLAPPGLANQKCSQSDMQKRTEIFYEFLYYLFDSLLIPLIRGNFYVTDSSVDKYCLFFYRHDVWRYVAEPAMAALKTRMFEEVRLEDALRILGSRKLGLAHLRLVPKETNMRPLMNLSRRTLRPGGKAGLSYSINTNLGPVNSVLKLERTRNAERLGSSLFSVSDIYPRIKAFKTSLGQGNHKLYFAKVDVAAAYDTIPQDAMIKLLRQIPKQAFYKIKKHAEVSPLEMVLGKGSTAKAASRWPSVAQSNKDPLPFSQFIETTLAPTKKDTIFVDRSNAQKTHNTRDLMSLSTSHIKDNLIRIGKKHYRQKSGIPQGSVISSALCNYFYADLERTHLSFLFSDDNTNDSLLLRLIDDFLLITTSLPKATQFITTMHSGVPAYGVTVNPSKSLVNFPVTINGTTLSTLQSKNNNRPAQFPYTGLFINTKTLEISKDNTALTGNPESIFNSLTVEHTRCPGRNFSRKVLASFKLQSGIHLFDTSLNSRPKVLANAFAAFGVCARKMWAYGRCMGKKRQPGGRVVKDTIRSLIDVAFLLLTSKSRKERWPGYECMVTKGEVAWLVMVAFRQVLVRKQTGYREVVVWLQEETVNLSKGKKGVGVAGLIKIVRGVGT, from the exons ATGACAACTATTCTTGCGTCAAGACCGGCCAAAGGGAAGAGGAGTCGAGACAATAGCGGCGAACTAACTCGCAACGGCTCTGCTGATCACCCTGCAAAACGCCAGAGGACCGGGCATGAACCACGCGATGCCGTTGTCAAGCATGCGCTGTTGAGTCAGTACTATTCTGAGACACGAACATTACGACAGTACGCACTGTCGAAACTGCCAACCTCTTCACGCATCCGGCGCAAGAAAATCGCAACAGTAGGGCTTTCTGGCTCTTCTGTCCAGAAGTCTTCAACTGAAGAGGAGACTATCTTGGGAGAGCTGCTGGACACAACACTTGTTGCCTGGCGCCATGATGCCACCGCGAGAAAGAACAGCTACCGCTGGGAGAAGTGGATTGCCTTCTCGCAgaagggaaaaggagatgAATCCTATGTGACCTTGTCAGATGGACTGAGGAGGTCCATGTACTCGCAATCCGAT ATTATAGACTTTGTTATCTGGCTTCTTTTCTCCCAGCAGGAGGCTGGTGTCCGGTTGAAGCATTTGTTATGCGACGGCTTTCGGAGAAGTGTAAATGAGAATGCTCATCCGAAGGAGGCAGCCGCCCCAAGCAAGCCAATTCCTGGGCTCTTTGCAGTAGAACGCAATCAGCAAGTAGAAACCCTCAGGGAAAAGCCATGGCCACAGCTTCTCATGCTCTTGGGCAAAGAAGGGGAGCGCATCATGATCGACCTGCTTGTCGACTGTGCCATTTTCCGGGCTGTAAAAGCAGGCAAAGGCAACATGCAACAGCTTTGTGGGATTCCCATTTCAGAACTGAGCCCTTTGGAGGCAAAGCCCATCGACAAAGAAAATCCCGTGCGCCCCTCCGAGATCTCTTTTGTCAGAAGCCGTATGCTCTATGCCAGAGCTGCTCTCAATGCTCGTGGCGCTGTTCACTTTGGCTTACGTCACATTC ATGTGTTGAACAGGTTTCCATATAAggcacccacccccaccgaAGAGGATACTAACCACGGGAATGTGGTGCATATCTTGGTGTACATGTTTCCCCGTCAATTTGGACTGCATAACCCATTTACGTCGGTTGTGGACCGCCAGAAGACAACTCAGAAGTTCCAGGACTACACCCTTCGTGAAGAGGAGATAGCCGAGAAGTTTTCCAAGTTGGATACGCACGGAAAGCCTATCAGGCACGTTCCCAAGAGACTCAGAGGACAGGTCCAACATCTTGTTGAGCGACTTCAGATATTGCACGGCCGTTGCGCATATGCCGAGATGATGAAGCACTATTGCCCA GTACCTGGCTTGACAGAAAGCCGTAAGAAGGCTTCCACTTCCATGGAAAGGTCATTAGTTTCATCATCAAGGCCAGCTGGTAAAGCTTCTcggggcaagaagaagactcgGCAGAATGCAGCCCCGGATTGGAACTTGAAGTACAGCTCTCTCACGGAGTTGGCAACTCCAACATCGTCTGTCTCGGCCTTTTGCCAGGCTATATTAGCCAAGGTGATCCCCAATGAGTTCTGGGGCCATGGCGACGCACAAGAGCACAACAAGGCCTGCCTTCTCAAAAAGGTCCACGAGTTCATTCATCTGCGGCGGTTTGAGAGCATGTGTCTGCATGAGGTCATGCAGGGAATGAAG CTCCAAGATATCGACTGGCTCGCACCTCCTGGACTAGCCAACCAAAAATGCTCGCAGTCAGATATGCAGAAACGAACCGAAATCTTTTACGAGTTTCTCTACTACCTGTTTGATTCATTATTGATACCCTTGATTCGAGGCAATTTCTATGTCACTGATTCTAGTGTTGACAAGTATTGTCTGTTTTTCTATCGGCATGACGTCTGGCGGTATGTTGCCGAGCCTGCCATGGCCGCGCTCAAGACCAGGatgtttgaggaggtcagGTTGGAAGATGCTTTACGGATCTTGGGGTCTCGCAAACTTGGACTTGCCCACCTTCGGCTGGTTCCCAAGGAAACCAACATGAGACCTCTCATGAATTTGTCACGTCGGACTCTGCGGCCAGGGGGGAAAGCTGGGTTGAGCTACAGTATCAATACTAATTTGGGGCCGGTGAATTCTGTGCTCAAGCTTGAGAGG ACACGAAATGCCGAGCGTCTCGGATCTTCCCTCTTCTCAGTGAGCGACATCTACCCCCGCATCAAGGCATTCAAAACCTCCCTTGGCCAAGGAAACCACAAGCTCTACTTTGCCAAAGTTGACGTCGCGGCCGCCTACGATACCATCCCCCAAGACGCCATGATCAAACTACTCCGCCAGATCCCCAAGCAAGCCTTTTACAAAATCAAGAAGCACGCCGAAGTCAGCCCCCTCGAAATGGTCCTTGGCAAAGGCAGCACTGCCAAAGCCGCCAGCCGCTGGCCCTCGGTAGCCCAATCAAACAAagaccccctccccttctcccaatTCATCGAGACCACTCTCGCCCCGACCAAAAAAGACACCATCTTCGTCGACCGCTCCAACGCCCAGAAAACCCACAACACCCGGGACCTGATGTCTCTATCCACGTCCCACATCAAAGACAACCTCATCCGCATAGGCAAGAAACACTACCGCCAAAAATCCGGCATCCCTCAAGGCTCGGTGATTTCCTCCGCCCTCTGCAACTACTTCTACGCCGACCTCGAGcgcacccacctctcctttttgttctccgatgacaacaccaacgacagcctgctcctccggCTGATAGAcgacttcctcctcatcaccacctccctccccaaagcaACCCAGTTCATCACAACAATGCACTCTGGCGTCCCCGCCTACGGCGTAACCGTCAACCCTTCAAAGTCCCTCGTTAATTTCCCTGTCACCATCAACGGCACCACTCTCTCAACCTTACAatccaaaaacaacaacagaccaGCTCAATTCCCCTACACGGGTCTattcatcaacaccaaaacTCTCGAAATCTCCAAAGACAACACCGCTCTTACAGGTAACCCTGAAAGCA TCTTCAACTCTTTAACAGTAGAACACACCCGCTGCCCAGGCCGCAACTTTTCCCGCAAGGTCCTCGCCTCGTTCAAGCTCCAGTCGGGCATCCACCTTTTTGATACCAGCCTCAACTCGAGGCCCAAGGTGCTGGCCAACGCGTTTGCCGCCTTTGGGGTCTGCGCCAGGAAGATGTGGGCTTATGGGAGGTGTATGGGGAAGAAACGACAGCCCGGTGGGAGGGTTGTTAAAG ATACTATCAGGTCATTGATTGATGTTGCGTTTCTGCTGCTGACGAGCAAAAGCAGAAAGGAGAGGTGGCCGGGGTATGAGTGTATGGTTacaaagggggaggtggcgtggttggtgatggtggcttTTAGACAGGTTCTTGTTAGGAAGCAGACGGGATACAGAGAGGTTGTGGTTTGGCTGCAGGAGGAGACGGTCAACTTGtcgaaggggaagaagggggttggtgttgcgggTTTAATCAAGATTGTTAGGGGAGTTGGGACCTGA